One genomic window of Centroberyx gerrardi isolate f3 chromosome 15, fCenGer3.hap1.cur.20231027, whole genome shotgun sequence includes the following:
- the LOC139929555 gene encoding C-signal codes for MAASIALVQGASRGLGLEFCRHILKNKTPAAVIATCRNPDGAAELRGLAAQHPGKLTVLRLDVNREEEIRGAAERVKESFGKLDLIINCSAMLHPSGKGETSLRDVTAQGIISTLTTNTVGPLVMAKYFAPLLQRGGGGFGQQPAEKAKQHSGIIVNITAKVGSIGDNGLGGWYSYRMSKAALNMATRNLSIELGRARPKVVCVSLHPGTVNTDLSRPYHRNVPKDKLFSTELSVNCLMSVIDSLNIHKTGKAYSWDGAELPW; via the exons ATGGCTGCCTCCATCGCGCTGGTACAGGGAGCCAGCAGAGGACTTGGGCTTGAATTTTGCAGACAcatcttaaaaaacaaaacccccGCCGCCGTTATCGCGACATGTCGAAACCCGGACGGTGCGGCCGAGCTGCGGGGCCTGGCCGCCCAACACCCGGGCAAACTGACGGTCCTCCGGCTGGACGTGAACCGGGAGGAGGAGATCCGCGGAGCTGCGGAGCGGGTCAAGGAGAGCTTCGGCAAACTGGACCTGATCATCAACTGCTCGGCGATGCTTCATCCGTCCGGGAAGGGAGAGACCAGCCTGAGGGATGTTACCGCTCAG GGCATCATCTCCACCTTGACCACCAACACCGTGGGTCCGCTGGTGATGGCCAAGTACTTTGCCCCCCTCCTTCAGAGAGGCGGAGGGGGGTTTGGTCAGCAGCCTGCAGAGAAAGCCAAGCAGCACAGCGGCATCATCGTCAACATCACCGCCAAGGTGGGATCCATCGGCGACAACG gtCTTGGTGGTTGGTACAGCTACAGAATGTCTAAAGCGGCTCTCAACATGGCCACCAGGAATCTGTCTATAGAGCTCGGCCGAGCTCGACCCAAG gtggtgtgtgtgtctctacacCCAGGAACGGTGAACACGGACCTGTCCCGGCCGTACCACAGGAACGTACCGAAGGACAAGCTGTTCAGCACCGAGCTCTCTGTTAACTGTCTGATGAGCGTCATAGACTCACTGAACATCCACAAGACTGGCAAGGCTTACAGCTGGGACGGGGCTGAACTGCCCTGGTAG